Proteins from one Thioalkalivibrio sp. XN279 genomic window:
- a CDS encoding ABC transporter transmembrane domain-containing protein, translating into MTTTRNPDGSETVTDGPERERSRSLRPLRELAPFLRPYRGMLLAALAALLLAAGATLSLPVAVRFMIDQGFSAESAAQVDQYFLALFGIASLLAVSTSLRYYCVSWLGERVVADVREAVFSHILRLSQSFYETTRTGEVLSRLTTDTTILQTVVGSSASIALRNMLLLAGGLVMLGITSPKLTGLIVVLVPVMLLPLILFGRKVRTLSRRNQDRIADSSALAEEILTAMRIVQAYVREAWEAARFSASVEASFVAALARTRARALLTAVVILFVFGSIVLVLWFGAKAVLAGNMTGGQLGQFVLYAVLVAGSFAALAEVWGEVQRAAGAMERIMELLETTPEIRDPVAPQAAAQPARGEVRVAGVSFCYPARPERNALDDVSFAVPAGKTVALVGPSGAGKTTVFQLLLRFYEPQSGRITLDGVDISRLSLADLRGALAMVPQETVIFSTSARENIRYGRPEASNDEVEAAARAALAHEFICDMPQGYDTYLGERGVRLSGGQRQRIAIARAILKNPPLLLLDEATSALDAESERQVQAALDRLMAERTTIVIAHRLATVLKADQIVVLEQGKLVATGTHEELVQQGGLYARLARLQFTEGADAA; encoded by the coding sequence ATGACTACCACACGCAATCCCGACGGCAGCGAGACCGTCACGGACGGCCCGGAGCGCGAGCGCAGCCGCAGCCTGCGGCCGTTGCGCGAACTCGCGCCTTTCCTGCGCCCCTACCGCGGCATGCTGCTGGCGGCCCTGGCCGCGCTGCTGCTGGCCGCCGGGGCGACCCTCAGCCTGCCGGTCGCCGTGCGCTTCATGATCGACCAGGGCTTTTCGGCCGAGAGCGCCGCACAGGTGGACCAGTATTTCCTCGCCCTGTTCGGCATCGCCAGCCTGCTCGCGGTGTCGACCTCGCTGCGCTACTACTGCGTCAGCTGGCTGGGCGAGCGCGTCGTCGCCGACGTGCGCGAGGCCGTGTTCAGCCACATCCTGCGGCTGAGCCAGTCCTTCTACGAGACCACGCGCACCGGCGAGGTGCTGTCCCGCCTCACCACCGACACCACCATCCTGCAGACGGTGGTCGGCTCCAGCGCCTCCATCGCGCTGCGCAACATGCTGCTGCTGGCCGGCGGCCTGGTGATGCTGGGGATCACCAGCCCGAAGCTCACGGGACTCATCGTGGTGCTGGTGCCGGTGATGCTGCTGCCGCTGATCCTGTTCGGCCGCAAGGTACGCACGCTGTCACGCCGCAACCAGGACCGCATCGCGGACTCCAGCGCACTGGCCGAGGAGATCCTCACCGCCATGCGCATCGTGCAGGCTTACGTGCGCGAGGCCTGGGAAGCGGCGCGCTTCAGTGCATCGGTGGAGGCGTCCTTCGTCGCTGCGCTGGCGCGCACCCGGGCGCGGGCCCTGCTCACCGCGGTAGTCATCCTGTTCGTGTTCGGCAGCATCGTGCTGGTGCTGTGGTTCGGCGCCAAGGCGGTGCTGGCCGGCAACATGACCGGCGGACAACTCGGCCAGTTCGTGCTCTACGCCGTGCTGGTGGCCGGCTCCTTCGCCGCGCTGGCCGAGGTCTGGGGCGAGGTGCAGCGCGCCGCCGGCGCCATGGAACGCATCATGGAGCTGCTCGAGACCACGCCCGAGATTCGTGACCCCGTCGCGCCCCAGGCCGCCGCGCAGCCGGCCCGCGGCGAAGTGCGCGTGGCCGGCGTGAGCTTCTGCTATCCGGCGCGGCCCGAACGCAACGCGCTCGACGACGTGTCTTTTGCTGTCCCGGCGGGCAAGACCGTGGCCCTCGTCGGCCCCTCCGGCGCCGGCAAGACCACGGTGTTCCAGCTGTTGCTGCGGTTCTACGAGCCCCAGTCCGGCCGCATCACCCTCGACGGCGTGGACATCAGCAGGCTCAGCCTGGCGGACCTGCGCGGTGCGCTCGCGATGGTGCCGCAGGAGACGGTGATCTTCTCCACCAGCGCGCGCGAAAACATCCGCTACGGCCGCCCCGAGGCCAGCAACGACGAAGTCGAGGCGGCAGCGCGTGCCGCGCTGGCGCATGAATTCATCTGCGACATGCCGCAGGGCTACGACACCTACCTCGGGGAGCGCGGCGTGCGGCTGTCCGGCGGCCAGCGCCAGCGCATCGCCATCGCCCGCGCCATCCTGAAGAACCCGCCGCTGCTGCTGCTCGACGAGGCCACCAGTGCGCTCGACGCCGAGAGCGAGCGCCAGGTGCAGGCCGCACTCGACCGCCTCATGGCCGAGCGCACCACCATCGTCATCGCCCACCGCCTCGCCACGGTCCTCAAGGCCGACCAGATCGTGGTGCTCGAGCAAGGCAAGCTCGTGGCGACCGGCACCCATGAAGAACTGGTCCAGCAAGGCGGCCTCTACGCCCGCCTGGCGCGGCTGCAGTTCACCGAGGGCGCCGACGCGGCCTGA
- a CDS encoding glycerophosphodiester phosphodiesterase family protein, with translation MPTTPPAPVLVAHRGHAAERPENTLPALQDAVDAGARWVEVDVQLCAGGVPVLLHDADLQRVAGRAEAIFDLDAATLDEIPVGEPDRFGAQFPDVRIPRLAEFAAWLSGHPGVHAFVELKIESLERFGRKQVLAASLEALAPAAGRWRLISDDYEVLALAHASGLRELGWVVRGFDAEIAARAQGIEAAWLFCRHQRLPPGPLPVGPWAWVLYEIEDAPTARTLMARGARWLETMRYRALAAALAHEAV, from the coding sequence ATGCCAACAACCCCGCCAGCGCCGGTTCTCGTGGCCCACCGCGGCCACGCGGCCGAGCGGCCCGAGAACACGCTGCCCGCGCTGCAGGACGCCGTCGATGCCGGCGCGCGCTGGGTCGAGGTGGACGTGCAATTGTGCGCCGGCGGCGTGCCCGTCCTGCTGCATGACGCCGACCTGCAGCGCGTGGCCGGGCGCGCGGAGGCGATATTCGACCTGGACGCCGCGACACTCGACGAAATCCCGGTCGGCGAGCCGGACCGATTCGGCGCGCAATTCCCCGATGTCCGCATCCCGCGCCTGGCCGAGTTCGCCGCGTGGCTGAGCGGCCATCCCGGCGTGCACGCCTTCGTCGAGCTGAAAATCGAAAGCCTGGAGCGATTCGGCAGGAAACAGGTGCTGGCCGCCAGCCTGGAGGCACTGGCCCCTGCGGCGGGGCGATGGCGGCTGATTTCCGACGACTACGAGGTGCTCGCCCTCGCCCATGCGAGCGGACTGCGCGAACTGGGCTGGGTAGTGCGCGGCTTCGACGCGGAGATCGCCGCCCGCGCACAGGGCATCGAGGCCGCATGGCTGTTCTGCCGTCACCAGCGCCTGCCGCCGGGCCCCCTGCCCGTGGGCCCGTGGGCGTGGGTGCTGTACGAGATCGAGGACGCACCCACCGCCCGGACGCTCATGGCCCGCGGCGCGCGCTGGCTCGAGACCATGCGCTACCGCGCGCTGGCCGCCGCCCTGGCGCACGAAGCCGTATAA
- a CDS encoding SDR family oxidoreductase: protein MSVCLVTGANRGIGLALCKRLAARGDQVIAACRKPSAALEALGVRIIAGVDVGDAESIRGLARELEGQPLDWVINNAGVLRRDTLGGLQDEALEDVYLQFRVNSVGPLLVTQALLGNLQSGSRVGIVTSRMGSMGDNDSGGYYGYRMSKAAVNAAGRSLAMDLKERGIAVALLHPGYVRTEMVGGGGDVEPEEAAAGLIARMDELSLANTGSFWHAKGQELPW, encoded by the coding sequence ATGTCTGTATGTCTCGTCACGGGCGCCAACCGCGGTATCGGTCTCGCGCTGTGCAAGCGTCTCGCCGCGCGCGGCGACCAGGTCATTGCCGCATGCCGCAAGCCTTCGGCGGCCCTCGAGGCGCTCGGCGTGCGCATCATCGCGGGTGTCGACGTGGGCGATGCCGAGTCGATCCGGGGACTGGCACGCGAGCTCGAGGGCCAGCCGCTCGACTGGGTGATCAACAACGCCGGGGTGCTCAGGCGCGACACGCTCGGCGGCCTGCAGGACGAGGCGCTCGAGGACGTCTACCTGCAGTTCCGGGTCAATTCCGTCGGGCCCCTGCTGGTGACCCAGGCCTTGCTGGGCAACCTGCAGTCAGGCTCGCGCGTCGGCATCGTCACCAGCCGCATGGGCTCGATGGGCGACAACGACTCCGGCGGCTACTACGGTTACCGCATGAGCAAGGCGGCCGTGAACGCCGCCGGCCGCTCGCTGGCCATGGACCTGAAAGAGCGCGGCATCGCCGTGGCGCTGCTGCATCCGGGCTACGTGCGCACGGAGATGGTGGGCGGCGGCGGCGACGTGGAGCCGGAAGAAGCGGCCGCCGGGCTGATCGCGCGCATGGACGAACTCAGCCTCGCCAACACCGGCAGCTTCTGGCACGCGAAGGGCCAGGAACTCCCCTGGTAA
- a CDS encoding DUF2505 domain-containing protein translates to MSLTVRARHEYDHPLAKVWAVFTDPEFYQAKFEGIGHRAVEVVSAEREGDEFSIEISREVPVDVPAVLRGLLGEWNTLLQAERWAPAGKNAYSNELTIEARGVPATMRGRMQLSANGKGCVNEVEITIRASVPLIGGKLEQFAARDAEATLAAEYDFIQGYLESA, encoded by the coding sequence ATGAGCCTCACCGTCCGCGCCCGGCACGAGTACGACCACCCCCTGGCGAAAGTATGGGCCGTGTTCACTGATCCCGAGTTCTACCAGGCCAAGTTCGAGGGCATCGGGCACCGCGCGGTCGAGGTGGTGTCCGCCGAGCGCGAGGGCGACGAGTTCAGCATCGAGATCAGCCGCGAGGTGCCGGTGGACGTACCGGCCGTGCTGCGCGGCCTGCTGGGCGAATGGAACACGCTGCTGCAGGCCGAGCGCTGGGCGCCGGCGGGCAAGAACGCCTACAGCAATGAGCTCACCATCGAGGCGCGCGGGGTGCCCGCCACCATGCGCGGCCGCATGCAGCTGTCGGCCAACGGCAAGGGCTGCGTCAACGAGGTCGAGATCACGATCCGCGCTTCCGTGCCGCTGATCGGCGGCAAGCTGGAGCAGTTCGCGGCGCGCGACGCCGAGGCGACGCTCGCCGCCGAGTACGACTTCATCCAGGGCTACCTGGAGTCGGCCTGA
- a CDS encoding DUF2333 family protein, which produces MNIKGWWSSLRNPATPRRGLGRVIGVAAAVLLVFLLVLSWYWSREPDIFWVDWEKDGRPAITGYATTETLLRVSRTLLDKPGGYLSNDVTLPGLWLDNIPNWEFGVLVQVRDLSRVMRNDFSRSQTQSVEDPALAEMEPNFNFDSDSWILPSSESRYREAIEYLEDYQARLLDTSQPDANFYARADNLREWLAVVEKRLGNLSQRLSASVGQMRVNTDLALDPSAAAGQPRGDNIAVKTPWLEIDDVFFEARGTAWALLHFLRAVEYDFQHVLEDKNATVSLRQVIRELEASLAPMRSPVVLNGGGFGMFANHSLVMASYLSRATQAITNLRELLAGG; this is translated from the coding sequence ATGAACATCAAGGGATGGTGGTCCAGCCTGCGCAACCCGGCCACGCCGCGCCGCGGGCTGGGGCGCGTGATCGGCGTCGCCGCGGCGGTGCTGCTGGTGTTCCTGCTGGTGCTGAGCTGGTACTGGTCGCGCGAACCGGACATCTTCTGGGTGGACTGGGAGAAAGACGGCCGGCCTGCGATCACCGGCTACGCCACCACCGAAACGCTGCTGCGCGTCTCGCGCACGCTGCTGGACAAGCCCGGCGGCTACCTGAGCAACGACGTCACCCTGCCCGGGCTGTGGCTGGACAACATTCCCAACTGGGAGTTCGGTGTGCTGGTGCAGGTGCGGGACCTCTCGCGCGTCATGCGCAACGATTTCAGCCGCTCGCAGACGCAGTCGGTGGAAGACCCCGCGCTCGCGGAAATGGAGCCGAATTTCAATTTCGACAGCGACAGCTGGATCCTGCCCTCGAGCGAGTCCCGCTACCGCGAGGCCATCGAGTACCTCGAGGACTACCAGGCGCGCCTGCTCGACACGTCGCAACCGGACGCCAATTTCTACGCCCGGGCCGACAACCTGCGCGAATGGCTGGCGGTGGTGGAAAAGCGGCTCGGCAACCTGTCGCAGCGCCTGTCGGCGAGCGTCGGCCAGATGCGGGTGAACACCGACCTGGCACTGGATCCCTCCGCCGCAGCCGGGCAGCCGCGCGGCGACAACATCGCGGTGAAGACACCGTGGCTGGAGATCGACGACGTGTTCTTCGAGGCGCGCGGCACCGCCTGGGCGCTGCTCCATTTCCTGCGCGCCGTGGAGTACGACTTCCAGCACGTGCTCGAGGACAAGAACGCGACCGTCAGCCTGCGCCAGGTGATCCGCGAACTGGAAGCGAGCCTGGCGCCGATGCGCAGCCCGGTGGTGCTCAACGGCGGGGGCTTCGGCATGTTCGCCAACCACTCGCTGGTGATGGCGTCCTACCTGTCGCGCGCCACCCAGGCCATCACCAACCTGCGCGAGCTGCTGGCGGGGGGCTGA
- a CDS encoding glutathione S-transferase family protein produces MGLLVEGKWRDEWYDTESTGGKFVRSDAVFRNWVTADGTAGPTGEGGFRAEPGRYHLYVSLACPWAHRTLIFRALKGLQDAVSVSVVHPDMLENGWEFRDCAAGEFTAGDPLFGSDYLHQVYTRARPDYTGRVTVPVLWDRERETIVSNESADIIRMLNSAFAACAASDTDYYPAGLRAEIDAVNKRVYAEVNNGVYRCGFATTQEAYEEAFGALFAALDWLDERLARQPFLAGDRLTEADWRLFTTLLRFDPVYVGHFKANLRRIRDYPQLSNYTRQLYQVPGVAATVNLDHIKRHYYYSHRMINPTGVVPLGPELDLDAPHDRDPLPA; encoded by the coding sequence ATGGGTCTCTTGGTCGAAGGCAAGTGGCGGGACGAGTGGTACGACACCGAGTCCACGGGCGGCAAGTTCGTGCGCTCGGACGCCGTGTTCCGCAACTGGGTCACGGCCGACGGGACGGCGGGGCCTACTGGCGAGGGCGGCTTCCGCGCCGAACCCGGGCGTTACCACCTGTACGTTTCCCTGGCCTGTCCCTGGGCGCATCGCACCCTGATCTTCCGCGCGCTGAAAGGGCTGCAGGACGCCGTCAGCGTCTCGGTGGTCCACCCCGACATGCTGGAGAACGGCTGGGAGTTCCGCGATTGTGCGGCCGGTGAATTCACCGCCGGCGACCCGCTGTTCGGCAGCGACTACCTGCACCAGGTGTATACGCGCGCGCGGCCCGACTACACCGGCCGCGTCACCGTGCCGGTGCTGTGGGACCGCGAGCGGGAGACCATCGTCAGCAACGAGTCGGCCGACATCATCCGCATGCTCAACAGCGCCTTCGCCGCCTGCGCCGCCTCCGACACCGACTACTACCCCGCCGGGTTGCGTGCGGAAATCGACGCCGTGAACAAGCGCGTCTACGCAGAAGTCAACAACGGGGTCTACCGTTGCGGCTTCGCCACCACCCAGGAAGCCTACGAGGAAGCTTTCGGCGCCCTCTTCGCCGCCCTGGACTGGCTGGATGAGCGCCTCGCGCGCCAGCCCTTCCTGGCCGGCGACCGCCTCACCGAGGCCGACTGGCGCCTGTTCACCACCCTGCTGCGCTTCGACCCGGTCTATGTCGGCCACTTCAAGGCCAACCTGCGCCGCATTCGCGACTACCCGCAGCTGTCCAATTACACGCGCCAGCTGTACCAGGTCCCGGGGGTGGCGGCGACGGTCAACCTCGACCACATCAAACGGCATTACTATTACAGCCACAGGATGATCAACCCGACCGGGGTGGTGCCGCTGGGACCGGAGCTCGATCTCGACGCCCCGCACGACCGCGACCCGCTGCCCGCCTGA
- a CDS encoding carboxymuconolactone decarboxylase family protein, protein MTEETYAAVRKRITKANAALRQGQPDTFKGFNMIHHQAMQDGALDHKTKELVAVALSVASRCDPCIAFHVPAALRLGATREEIMEILSVTVMMGGGPSLMYAAHVMDAVDEELGKAED, encoded by the coding sequence ATGACCGAAGAGACCTACGCCGCCGTCCGCAAGCGCATCACCAAGGCCAACGCCGCCCTGCGCCAGGGCCAGCCCGACACCTTCAAGGGCTTCAACATGATCCACCACCAGGCCATGCAGGACGGCGCCCTGGACCACAAGACCAAGGAGCTGGTCGCGGTGGCGCTGTCCGTGGCCTCGCGCTGCGATCCCTGCATCGCCTTCCATGTCCCCGCGGCCCTGCGGCTCGGCGCCACGCGCGAGGAGATCATGGAAATCCTCTCGGTGACGGTGATGATGGGCGGTGGGCCGTCGCTGATGTACGCCGCGCACGTCATGGACGCGGTGGACGAGGAGCTCGGCAAGGCGGAGGACTGA
- a CDS encoding EAL domain-containing protein — MEPDTEVRARLADYCGRRGYRADTAADAISFAAMWHPKLSFTVLSLSGDRTDGIDGLRFLSEHACEAGLILTGGSHARVLSSAARLARARGLKLLGQLQQPYSVADFGAMLLMPVQTPDETTMGLPLQLSSELVSDRLHRGRIRPWFQPKIDLETLQPVGVEALARLEHPERGILPAGTFIRVAEESGLIFPLTEALVCHAFSAAARWRAGGLSLQLAVNISPLLLADERLPQTLVTWAETFRLKPAHVTLEVTENWDGNSSVDTLETLTRLRLQGFELSIDDFGTGRSNMTQLNDLPYSELKLDRCFVRNALVDEEAAAILQSNIRLGHQLQMRVVAEGIDNQRAWDLVSALGCNEGQGYFVARALEAEKLLDWVRRWNTTRGAH; from the coding sequence ATGGAACCGGATACGGAGGTGCGAGCCCGACTGGCCGACTATTGCGGCCGCCGCGGCTATCGCGCCGACACGGCTGCGGACGCGATCTCGTTCGCTGCTATGTGGCACCCGAAGCTGAGTTTCACGGTGTTGTCCCTGTCGGGCGACCGCACGGACGGCATCGACGGCCTGCGCTTCCTCAGCGAGCACGCCTGCGAGGCCGGCCTCATTCTTACCGGCGGCAGCCATGCCAGGGTGCTCAGCTCGGCTGCGCGCCTGGCGCGGGCGCGCGGACTCAAGCTGCTCGGGCAACTGCAGCAGCCGTACAGCGTCGCCGATTTCGGCGCCATGCTGCTGATGCCGGTGCAGACGCCGGACGAAACCACCATGGGCCTGCCGCTGCAGCTCAGCAGCGAACTGGTCAGCGACCGCCTGCACCGGGGGCGCATCCGACCCTGGTTCCAGCCCAAGATCGATCTCGAGACCCTGCAGCCTGTCGGCGTCGAGGCGCTGGCGCGCCTGGAGCACCCGGAGCGCGGCATCCTGCCGGCCGGCACCTTCATCCGCGTGGCCGAAGAATCCGGCCTGATCTTCCCCCTGACGGAAGCGCTGGTCTGCCATGCCTTCTCGGCCGCGGCGCGCTGGCGCGCAGGCGGCCTGTCGCTGCAACTGGCGGTGAACATTTCGCCCCTGCTGCTGGCGGACGAGCGCCTGCCGCAGACGCTGGTGACCTGGGCCGAGACCTTCCGGCTGAAGCCCGCGCACGTCACGCTCGAGGTCACCGAGAACTGGGACGGCAACAGCAGCGTCGACACGCTGGAGACGCTCACTCGCCTGCGCCTGCAGGGCTTCGAGCTGTCTATCGACGACTTCGGCACCGGCCGCTCCAACATGACCCAGCTCAACGACCTGCCCTACAGCGAGCTCAAGCTGGATCGCTGCTTCGTGCGCAACGCCCTGGTGGATGAAGAAGCCGCGGCCATACTGCAGTCCAACATCCGCCTCGGGCACCAGCTGCAGATGCGGGTGGTCGCCGAGGGCATCGACAACCAGCGCGCCTGGGATCTCGTCTCCGCGCTCGGCTGCAACGAGGGCCAGGGCTATTTCGTGGCACGCGCCCTCGAGGCGGAGAAGCTGCTGGACTGGGTGCGGCGCTGGAACACCACGCGCGGCGCGCACTGA